The following is a genomic window from Neodiprion pinetum isolate iyNeoPine1 chromosome 3, iyNeoPine1.2, whole genome shotgun sequence.
TCTGTGAATTCTTACGaggcaaaaaaagaaatatcaaaaatttgggaaatctgagaaaattagttactttttttttccatcgaaGTCGTGACTTTTTACTGTCTTCagctttataaaatttattgccaATTGATTGGGGACAGCTgacgaataaagaaaaaaaagatacttATAAGTAACAGAGTCAGGCGTGATCGTTCGTAATTACCGCATCAATCATATTTCTTATAGACATTCAAATAAGTATAAGGCTTCTCAAGTTTCAATATGATAGTATTATTAGATCGGGATCTGGAGGTTATCGATAGCGTAGCCTCTAAAATGACGTAAATTGATCGATACATATGTTTTTCAAGCCGCGTGTGCTTCCCGCTGATCGATCTATGTttagttgaattttatttgaccCAAGCTTATACCCAAACGGAAAACCGATGATGCGCCTGGGAATCTTATTGATATAAGTTATAGATTATAGTTGTTGATCCCTGCGTGTTACATCATGGAACACGCTTTGAACTCGGCCAAGGAGCTTTACCATTTATTTACCGAATCTCGCGTTTGTACCGCAGACGGAAGCGCAACGTCGCAACGCAACGTATCACCTACCAGCATGCGTCTACGGTACAACTTCCGAAATTGAAAGCTGCCGAGCTTTGGTTCAGCTGCCCCACGGCCGTGGCACCACCAGTTGACTCCGGTTCGCTATTTCCTGCCTTACCAACGCTCTGTAATCACCGTTAGCCCGGGGTCAAGACTTCGTAGATATTGTCGGCAGTTTTGAATTAGAAAAATGGTAAAACAACTACAGTGTCGTGTAAATGCCGTAGATGGTAATCGGTTGTATTTATCGCGAGCATTGTAACACTGGAAGGGAAGAGACTGTAAACcgctgtgaaaaaatattataaatttgacCGGTGCCTAGACCGTGGAGCGACTGAAATATAGGGTGACAATAGCGTAAAAAGGCCCTACGAGAAATGGGGGGCAAACACCCTCAATAGAACCACTTTGGAACGTAAACACTAGAAATACATCAGCGCTGTTTATTCAAAGGAAATCACTGAAGCCTCAAAAGTCCGGATGAGCGTCTCTCGTCTCGACACCGGATAAAGTGTTTCACTCTCCCGGAATACTTGACACTTTTTACTTCACGATCAGGCTTGGAATACGCCTTTCCTACACACCTAGCAGTTTCTGTCAGCGTTCTATCCGCTTCGTCGTTTTGACAACTGATCTTATGAAATGCATACAAAAAGTCGTTACCTTTGCCAATTCAAATACGTATTTTACCAACTACAGCATGAggtgaacgaaaaaaaatatcttgatTCGCACCGATCAAATGATCGATAAGAGCTTTGTATTTTTCTGAAGGAAAACAATTCCCTCGGCTTTGATACTCAACGGAACAGGAATGAGACCAGTAAAAATAGTGTAAAAAGAATACGGATTTAAACTTTTGTATAGCGTCGcgttctgaaattttttttcaacaaacccGAACCATTCTCCTTTCAATAGGTACTTACGAGTTTAGCGTTCACCCATTGAGCGTGATTTGAAATACTCATTGAGCGATGGCTGGAGGTGAAAAGTTTAATTAAATTCGTGTCAAAATGTTGATAAGAATTGAGGGGCGACGTCGATGGCCCTGggtgattataattttacactCAACCGCAACACATAATCTGCGGAGAGCTGCTCGAATCGCGTGCTTGCTTCAGATATTCGCAATCTCGGTGGTGTcggatttcaaaataaataccaGCGAACGGAGGCGGTCGGGTGTTGGTCCGATACAAAAGTCGGCCGCTGATGTCGGTGCGGCGAATTAAACTCCATCTCTAATTACCATCGCGGCGAGCGAGCGGAgctgggaaattgaaaaatcattgaacGCTGCCTGAGGATTGCCTCGAACTAGAATTACATCAGCGTAATCTAAATTGAGGCAACGATTTCCCTCGTCAGATTTCGCGACGTCACTACTCGTTCGGTTTCGATGACGCCTGTCGCGTCCAATTACCCAGAGTAAACTTCCGGGTCCCCGTTGTCCAGAAAAACGATTCAGCTAAGGTCGGCGCCGATCGATCGCCAATCGACGCTCCCGAAAGAGCGCTCGTATTACTCGGCGTCGGTCGCGTCCTGCACCTGACCTTAAAGAAAACCGTACAATTTATGATTGCAGAATCTTCGTTAGCCGGCAAATCCGGGGGATGTTTCCCAGGCAGGAGCATCGTCAGGACGGAGGACGGGTTCAACAAACGTCTGGATCAGCTCGAAATCGGGGAACGAATAGCCGCCCTCGATTCCGCGGGTAAGATCGTCTACAGCGAGGTGATCGCCTTCCTCGATCGGTCTCCGGAGGAGAGGCGACAGTTCGTGCGGATCACGACTGCCTCCGGTCGTGCCCTGACCCTGACGCCGTCTCACCTGGTCCCCGTGTCCCTGGAGTCCGGCAGCACAACAGAATTCGCCGCGAAGGTTCGCGTCGGCGACCAGATTCTGGTCCGCGAGAGTGATCGAGGGGTCGAAACGCTCAGGTGGGACAGGGTGGCGAGCACGCGGCTCGTTATCGAGAAGGGGATTTTCGCCCCGCTGACAACCGAGGGCACGGTCCTCGTCGACGACGTGGTGGCGTCCTGCTACGCCGTCGTCGACAGCCAATTCGTCGCCCACTCCGCCTTCCTGCCGATGAGGATCTGGACGAACATTAAATCGGGGGTCGCCAGGATCGCGCGAATATTCGTCGCCCCGCTCTCGGCCTGGAGCGAATTCCGGCCGGGAATTGGCGAGGATCACGAAGTCAAGTATCCCGAAAACACACCGTCGATCAACGCGATGAGATTTCAACCGAGAGGCATTCACTGGTACGCTTCGATGCTGTACACAGTTTCGTTCTACGTACTTCCCACGGATATGCTGTActaatttatttcaacgatttttgaaaaatttctaacgcGAAAACGGTTCGTCGAGATCCCCCCTCCCCTATCTCCTGCCCCCTTTTGTACGTACTTCCGACGTTGACACACTCGACCGCCCAATATAGGATCTGCACTCTCTGACCCCGTTTGCAGATCCCCAGTTACCCTGTGTGATGTGCAAATCTGACGAACCATGTTTACCCCCATTGATTCAAATGGGTTCGAAATCCCCGGTTGCCAATCCGTTCAATTGCAGTGATATCTGACTGACTATCCGTTCAGTTTAGCGTCGTAGATTCGCATACAGAAAGAAAATAACTAGACCAGTTGTCTTGACGATTGTCCTTGGCACTTGTACGGATCGCATCGCAATCAATTGGCAATTGTTGGGCTGCGGTGCACCTTGAGTAACGTTCGTCAAAACGAGACTCGAGGTCGAGCTGAAAAGACCGTAAGCGAAAAGTGACGGTGTATATTCTATAATATATCGTATCGTAACTACctatacaatatgtatacgtatcgTATCGACATTATAATGTACTTTACCATTTTATCTGTCGTACATgcatattgttatttttattattattattattattgttatttaaaaaaaaaaaatttattcaaattcgaaCGTATATTAATAACGCCGAGCTAGAAGTAACTATTTATAAATTGAGGGAGAGGGGGCGGCTGAGTGGCCATTGCCCGCAACCAACGCGTGAGGCGTGAACGGACGTTAATTAACGTGCGTATGAATCTTGGACGTAATTAATGTAATCTAGAACGACCaacgtgaaatttatttgttaaaAACGTTCCAGAGTGATGCTTCCATGACGTTTATGATACGTTCTCCAACCCCTCATTAGGTCCAGCATGCAAACAGTTTCACAGTGTTTTccttcctttccttttttcacaCTGTCACGAATGTGTTCATTGGTatgtaattgtaatattttacgTACGGTTAACCTAAATTCTGAATAgaatcgttcaattttcaccaaatttaGAAACACTAGAATACctaatgaaattttacatCAAAGTTGAATATTAACCACGAATATTCAAGTATTTCTCGTATGCAATACACTTGAATACGTATTGTTTATCGTCTgttctatatttttcaatatttctctATCGTAAATCCTTTTTGGCACAATACGAACGAATACGCGAAggcaaaaaattttgcgtCGTCTCAAGAAGCGTAACTCACGTCACCCTCTGTCCGGttctattttaaaaaattcattgctcGTTGAGTATTCCTCGTGGCATCGCGATTAAaacaattattgtaaataCACCATCTTATTGCCCCCGCCCAACCTGTAAATGTAATTCCCTTTCGCATCCTTCATCTCGAGCTCACAGCAGCTCCACGCGTCTGCTTTACTTTATACTTATCATATTTATCATTCTCAGTTTGTAACTAGCCTTATAATtgtcactattattattattattactaccaCCGTTAGTCTCTTTGTATGATTatgatttttatcattatttttatcacgaataataaacatttattttttagtaatttttcCGAACCATATATAactacatatatattataatatgtatagcCGTTAATCGATTATCGCTGTATAGTATTTCGTAAGGCATCACGTATATTAATAATACTTTAatcatataatattattattttataaaaaagtaagttatcatgaaatattatatattattcaatagtactattattattatttttaataatataatattattattattattattattatcattatttgtATGTAGGAAGaacaaattatataaattatgtatatattattgatAAATTGATCGTATCATTGAACATGAATGAATCGCTCTCCTCATTTTCAATCATGTTCAATTAACTCCTTCGTGTAATTCAATGCAACGCATGCATCATCACTATAATGTAATTGCAGCCTCCTCGCTGCACTACAGTACAGCTGGCTTCCAAGTATTGCCACGTGTTCACGTTCGTAGACGGTGTACGATGATGCCTGGGtgtgtaatattttattcatccaGTGAGGCTGCAGGAATACCTGCTCACGCCTGTGTATCAGACAATCCGGCCTGCGGTTACGTCGCACGAAATGCAACAGCGATACCGTAGGTATGTACACCACCATTCACGATGATTTATTGTTTTCCAATGTATGGACATACGTGCGACTCTGCGCAGATATGTTTGTCCCAGGACCGTGAAGTTCTACACGATTCGATCGttattgtgattttttcaatccgaCTGCTCGCAAGCGACCTTTCAAACAATTACGGTGAACTGCCAATGGAATATTGGATGTACAacctttttttattatattattatatacattcgCTAACATTTGATACGGCATCAGTCGCTTTTCCACCGCTCGGTAGTCTTCGATTAGGCGAAAGTACTTACGACTTATGGAAGAGCCTGAGCCTGAGTCTGATTTTCCGGATGAGAACGAACTTGAGAGGGTGAGTTCTATAGGTTAAGGTCTGAGGATGGAATAAGCTTTGCGCTGGTTCGGTGGTCTGGCGTTGGATAGAAGCAATTTGACCTCATGGGTTGCCTGAAACAATTTCGTCGGAGGTGATTTCGATCGgtgttatatatacatataggtatatatacatatgtatagatgtatacgtataacgacGGTTGAACGGAGGTTGGAAGGTTGAACTGGTTCCAGGAGTGAAACTTTTCATGTCAGTGTATTTTACACGCTTCATTCTGGTTTTTTGACACGATGTTACATACGTagatataatatacctatacctataccgTAGATCGAAACGTTGTTCGACGGGGAATGTGTTACCTCTCTTGGAAGACTAATTCCAAATTATACTTGGAATTTTGGGATGGGTATTGCTGCTTTTCACTTTCTTCCACTAATTAAgggtagaaaattttacaattaaacATGAAAGGGAAGGTGCCGCTACGGGACGTCGGTAATTGGCGCCGATTGAATAAAACTTATAAATTAGAAACGTGATCGAAATAACGGTTCATTATTACCAGAACTCATATAGCTGTGTCTATTTGTAGAGGCCAAGCGTGCTGCTGCCGCAACTTCAGGAAAGCGAGAAACAATTCTTCGATATTGTTAACAGCGGAAGCGTTGCAGAGGTGAGAAATTTCTTGGCCGGAAACGAGTGCTTCAACATCAATTGTGTGAACTTTCAGGTAAGTTCGTAGAGTATACAACGTTTTCcctctttcattcttttcttcGTTCCGGCGAAAATGCGTTAGGAAACTTCTTAAGCCGACTTTCATCTCGACGACTTCTGCCAAAAAGTTACGGGCTGTTttgaaaaaaccgaaaataaTGGCGCCGGGGAAAGAATGGTCGAAACGGATAGGCGGTTCCGAGACAAGAAAATACAATATCGGTTTCgaggaaaatattcaaagaacAGGTCACGGTATTGGTTTCTGACTTATTGCCGAAAAGATTTACCGCGTGGTTTAAGAGTCAGTCATACCTAGAATACGGCACCAGCTTTACCAGCTGAATTGTCAATATCTGAGCATTTATCAAAGGTGAGATCATGAACAAACTGATATCTCAGTAACGCCCCTTTTTTcaatgtgaaataattatttaattccaCCCTGCAAGGtgtttcgttaaaaatttatcgtaacTGAAACTAAGAGTTCACTGCAGCTGACTTGCGTTATACTGCGTTATAAGCATTCGAATGTAAATAACCATTAATTAACCAACCACGACCACCGTAAGTTGGATATACATACCCTCTGTTTCGAGAGCTCCACTTTCATGCTCGGTGACTTTGAAACGTAACAATGGGATCGACAGAACGGTAAACGACGTAAAATCTGTAGGAATACGGTGTAAAGATATGAGAAAAACGAACACCACTAaaaggaattaaaaaaaaaaaaaggaactaAAACAAGATTGGAGAAAGTTGCCTGCAGAGTGTAGCTGGAATCGGACACACGTCGAAGGGTCATTTCCGATCGGAAAGAGGTAAGACGCCGGATAGAAGGAGAGCGATTCGCTATTGGATAACGAAACGAGGCGTATATGCCCTCGGAGGCCAAGATCCCGAGACCCCGGGACCCCGAGACCCTGCAGACGATCAGGTTCAAAGACAATCGACCGACGTGGAGGTGCAGCGGAGCAGCACACCGGTGAATTCTCGCGTACGACCAAGTGGGTCTTCCTTATCTCAGATCTCACCCTGGTCTCGGGCCTTACACGTACCCCCCGTGGAATGTCCCCCTCCCCCAACCCCCTTTGACTCGACGCCGTGCGGCAAAGAGACCCAATGAGACCCGGTGAGGCCGCCCTCGTTCGTGTCCTCGACCGAAGTATCTCCGGCTATATTTCAGCCCGCGGTTTACAAGACAATGGTTTCAACCAGCggcgataaaaattattcaaatgacGGCGTTGTAAATTCCACGAGGAATCCGGGCCACTGCTGCCCGATGCTCCTATTTCGAGTCTTCGGGCCTTCTGGACCCAGAGTCTGTACCGcgtgtacattatacataagTATACACCTATGTTCCGATATCAACAGTGAAGTCGGGCTTACCGTTCCATGGCGCACGAGAGTTTATTTCAACTATATTCATCTTACCATGCATTTATTCACTTGTCTATTTTCACGTGGATGTATCGATGCGTCAGCTGTGCAACTTCATGTGAAACGTAAAACGAACTTTCCCGCCGCTCGGATGAGTCTCTATCGAGACGAGAAAGTCTGGTGAATTATTCCAGACCAGATGACATAAGTTAACGTCACTCAAGGATTTACGAAGGCGCGGTCCCTTCGCCACGGGGATTCTCAGGTTCTGAAACTAGTTCAAGAACATTTTCGTATGAGAGATATTGTTCGTACTCGTACTTCCAGCTGTTCGGTTGGACCGTTTACACGATTTTTTCCttgggtgttttttttcttttccctcgtTTGTCTGTAGATGGTGACAGTAATCGAGAACTCTTTTGAATACTTGTTGTAATGACTGGTATTGTTGGCCCTTAAATAAATCTGCAGCCGACTGTAAGGTCTTTTACACTTTTGTAAGAAAAGCGTTCCGTTGTAATTGACGTTACAACTACCTTAAACGTTATTCAAATCATTGAAGCTGACAATAAGCCTTTTAATGCTACCGGAAAAACAGTGTTACTTATTGAATGGTGATTAGGCAACTTGTggattttctttaaaaaaaatacttcgaAACGTGTTTGAAACGGTTGTCCCTTCAGGAATACTTCCGTAACTgtgaagaagaaacaaaattttaatacccTGAAATTCTCAGTATGCGTCATTCGCTCCACGGGATGCAGTGTCAACTAGTATAAGCCTCGTTTACTGTAGAAAACCCACAGCCACCAGAAACCGATAGGCAGCTGGCGGCCATTGTGGGTCCGTCAATATTGAGGTGGGCCATCGAAATATTGTGACTGGGGCCTTCAATGGAGCGCTTATTGTCGGAACAGCGAACAATGCGTTTGTGTTGCGTGCCGCAGATGCATCCCGACGCCCGGCGTCACGGAATCACACCATTGGCTGACGCCAACGCCAACGGCCCGACGGGATGGATGAAAGAGTTGGGCAAGAATGGCGTAAAATGCCTCCTGACGGGTCAACGAGCGAGGACTGCGACCCCCGTTCGCTCACGAACAAGTAAGCCGCTAACAAGCCTCGAGAAATCTGCACTCCAAAAGTGGAAGGGAAACGAGTACATTTACAAGTAGATGTAGCCAAAACCAATTCACcccgaaattttcactttccgTAGTTGAAGGTTAAAATCGATAAGTACAGAAGTAAAATGAAGAGTCACTAAACACCCGAATTTGCATAGTATCGAAGATGGAAGTCAATGTATTCACAAATGGTTTGTTCAGGCCGACTTAAGGATCGGGAGAAGCTCGAAGTTGTCGCTCAGAATGTGACCCATTCCTACCATGGACACCTCCGGATGTGTGTCGGCCCGTCTGATTGTGTGGTTGAGCTTTAAGTGGCCTATAAACCACCACGGGCATCCTCCGTTTGCCGGCCGGTCCGTGCGTCCGTCCGTCGTTCTCCCGTCGTGATTGTCGTGGGCCAGTCGGGTCCTCTGGGCCTGGCAAGGCCCCGTGGGTCCAGCTCAGCGTGCGACGGCATTGTGTCTCTTCGGTGAACATACGACTCTCGCCGCGCCGACAAATGGCTACATGCGTTCCTACGGTCCTCCATGTAGGTGGGCCTTACCGCTTAGAGGGCCCCGTTGCCGTCCCTGGATCTAATCCGTTGTCACATTAAACGTTCTTAACGATACTATTTATCGAATGGCTCATTACGACTGTGATATGGAGCTATTTCGCGAGGCTTAACTCAGGGTGCCGATTCTCTTAAAATAGGTCCTTCTACCGGGGACTAACAGACTTGCATTAGCAATGGTTAAACTGTCGGAGCTGCGCGTTCCGTAAATAACATTGAGCCATGTACCATCGTTGAAATTGCCACTTTGCGCGATGAGCACTTTGTATTTGGATCAATGACGTTTCTATCACGTACAATATGTTCTCTTAATAGAAGGTATACAAAGCCGTTGTAAAGGTGAGTGTACTTCACAACGGTTATCGTCCGGCATGGGTGTAATCCATTAGCCCATAACTTTTGTTCCCTAAAAACATGcggaatttttcatcttttcgtcATCAGTTGTCAGATATTTCCTAATCCGGCACCCAAACGCTCGGAGCCCCCGCCACCCCAAGTTTCCCGGTTCACCCTCACGTCCGGTAAGGTATTCGTGACAAATTCTTACGTCACATTGACCTCTCTGTTGATTCTGTTTAAAGTTATACTCGACCCCGGTTCGGATTCACTTTATCACTTATTCATGCGGCTCACTTGTTCCGATTACATCACAGCCCGTATTGGAACCGAATACCTATATATTCCCGAAGACGAAACGTGAAAGAAAATACTTACAAAAGATTACCTCACTGCGCGGACGAATCAAAATCCAGGATCTGcctgagaaataaaaaataacaaagatAAAGTGCTCTCTCAACGTTCTTTCCACGTATCACGGCTGGGGAAAAATAGCAAGTACGTACCTACCCGTAAAAAGAACCATAACCACATTTGTCTCTATTCGCACGTAAGCTAGAAACCCGTTTTCTCCACGGTGAATTGACGTTACGCAGCCCCTAATTGTAAGCTAGGGCTCTGAGCGGATCAACAAAGGGATAATTCCGCCCTCGGAGACCTAATATTTGCTGTACCAGTTATTCTATAATCTATAGAGTCGACGTACCAACCTAGCAGACTGTTCGAACCACCATTGCCCAAAGATTAACTCTCGGCTAGTAGAAGCTGCTGTTACACCTTTCCTCTGAATCGTTAAGCCTCAACTTCGTATTACAGTTGCTCTATTAATAAACCCTGTAGTCTAATCCCGCAGTAGAACGTA
Proteins encoded in this region:
- the hh gene encoding sonic hedgehog protein isoform X1; amino-acid sequence: MVNAKIARTRFELRWILVCLVLLSFWLPSLGTGLAEGCGPGRGSNRRIRPRKLTPLVFKQHVPNVSENTLPASGLSEGRVSRHDARFRDLVPNYNQDIIFKDEEGTGADRLMTQRCKEKLNTLAISVMNQWPGVKLRVTEGWDEEGKHATDSLHYEGRAVDVTTSDRDRSKYGMLARLAVEAGFDWVYYESRSHIHCSVKSESSLAGKSGGCFPGRSIVRTEDGFNKRLDQLEIGERIAALDSAGKIVYSEVIAFLDRSPEERRQFVRITTASGRALTLTPSHLVPVSLESGSTTEFAAKVRVGDQILVRESDRGVETLRWDRVASTRLVIEKGIFAPLTTEGTVLVDDVVASCYAVVDSQFVAHSAFLPMRIWTNIKSGVARIARIFVAPLSAWSEFRPGIGEDHEVKYPENTPSINAMRFQPRGIHWYASMLYTVSFYVLPTDMLY
- the hh gene encoding sonic hedgehog protein isoform X2, which translates into the protein MLKLTQCSIHKLSIISTHMNFGLHYTAANSRWRRSSFSKVVAVAQKKQLFEEEQYEILIVPEIANSNSMNIQKDGIELSNRSTPQVSLKFLKTAFVFEPVNACHLVKNNRCRRCKEKLNTLAISVMNQWPGVKLRVTEGWDEEGKHATDSLHYEGRAVDVTTSDRDRSKYGMLARLAVEAGFDWVYYESRSHIHCSVKSESSLAGKSGGCFPGRSIVRTEDGFNKRLDQLEIGERIAALDSAGKIVYSEVIAFLDRSPEERRQFVRITTASGRALTLTPSHLVPVSLESGSTTEFAAKVRVGDQILVRESDRGVETLRWDRVASTRLVIEKGIFAPLTTEGTVLVDDVVASCYAVVDSQFVAHSAFLPMRIWTNIKSGVARIARIFVAPLSAWSEFRPGIGEDHEVKYPENTPSINAMRFQPRGIHWYASMLYTVSFYVLPTDMLY